Genomic window (Vitis riparia cultivar Riparia Gloire de Montpellier isolate 1030 chromosome 4, EGFV_Vit.rip_1.0, whole genome shotgun sequence):
aaaatcaaaatggttagagttggagtttacctcatcactttcactttcaccCTCTTccttttcatcattatttgttATAGCCATAAAGGctatacttttctcattttcttcaactctttgatgattgtaCAACTCTATCTCATAAGTCATGAGTGACCCAATGAGTTTTTCAAGTGAGAGCTTGATGAGATCCTTCGCTTCTTGAATAGCCATCACTTTTATTTCCCATTTCCTTGGTAAAGACtttaagatcttcatgactttctctACTTCGATGTAGGTCTTTCCTAAggcttcaagttcattcacaatcacAATGAACCTATaaaacatctcaacaatagattcaaaatcctttattgaaaataattcataatcatgcataaggatattgattttagactctttaacttggtCGTTTCCCTCATAAGTGACTTCTAGtagtttccaaatttctttagccgacttACAATGCcaaatacaattaaattcatttcttcaatagcacaatgtaagataaaaacggttttggcatttaattgaactttctttctaTCAAGTTCATCCCATTCATGCTTAAGTTTTGGAAccatcactccattttctaattttgaaggaatgtggggaccatcttcaatgaTATCCCATAAATCAAGACTAGTAGATTGGATAAACCAAGTCATTTCAGTTTTCCAATAAGGATAGTCAGTTCCCGTGAAAAGTGGAGGTCGggtggttgaaaaactttcaattcTGGATGAGCTTAATGGAATAGTCATTACTTCTTAGACGGTTAAGTCTTAACAAGAagccttgctctgataccaattgttaggaatttgaggctaatccaaactatgttaatcaccctagagggagggaggggggggggggggggggggggggggtaaatagggtgatggtctttttttcacaaatttaaactatgcaaaaataagaaataattatatgcaagtatataataaataaaataaagacaattgcatataatttaaaagagttagagAAGAGAAAGTGCAAATActagagtttatagtggttcaacacttctttacctacgtccactctccttaaCCTCCTAACCAAgtaagggttccactatcttgaagcttcaaccaagcttccaatctctttcaattggattatggttccaattcaccctcttggacttttgacttcaaacaccctttacacttcttcaagagatatccctctcttgaacaacctctcaagtgatacccctcacttgagaaaattcctcacaaagatatacaaataatgatctcacaaaaatcctagtaatagaactttaggctcaaagatacaagaaaaactaggattgaatggtgcactaaagatatgcaagttatgaaacaatggtacactaaaaaacactcttccaaggctcaaatataatcaagaatgatttgggaaggttaagtttatgaaacaatgaagattgaagcctttttatagaagaaaaaaagtcaaactatccgttgggggttcgaccggtcgagctaggggtcgaccggttgactagccgttagggaaagtgaccgttgggcttcaaccggacctcaaccggaccttGATCGgatctcaaccggttgaggttcaaccttgaccgggaaaagaaggccactgggagataaaaaaactttttggccttcctcaaccggtcctcgaccggataagtacaaccggtcgaccggttgaaccggttgagccatttttttgctcaacacccaacctttttcaacttaaaaccttttaacacaaatttgaaaatcatttaacacaaggttttaattgaaaacatgaaatcaaccaattcttaagatatttaaaacaatattactcttggatgattttggtgcataaataaagaatgaaatgcatgaaagtcctagtgcactaacaaccttacaaagagatcttaagaagttttggtcttgaaaaactcttctctttgaggtggtctttttcttcatgatttctctttggcttgatttgtctttggattgccactttggaagtcgtcttgcctaatcacacttaaaatgtagtcattagttctaaaccttgttttgttatcatcaaaatcaagattaaccaaaccttggtttcatactatgtacaagaatatacaagagacctctggaattctctagaaagcttTAGACTCCTCTTAtaccttccaccatagtgtagagttgtgtggacttctctaggcatctctagaaccttccacactcttcccactaatgcctaagtgtaggagtctccagaagttTCTtaggctctatataaacccatggggAGACTCATTTGAAACATCATGTGACACTCTTTCCCACCTAAGCCGTAGACGTCCTCGTTGCGCCTTCTACCTGGAACCGCTCAATCTGCTCCTAAAACTGCCATAGTGCATCTCCTGGCTCCCAGCTCGACTCACTCTCTAGTAGTCCCTTCCATTTTACTAAGTACTCCATAGCATGAGGCACGTCTCGTCTCCTGATGACTCAATTTGCTAGGATGTGTTATACCTCATTGTCATAGGAGGTCATGATTGCTGTAAGTGCCCTCTTAGACAACCCTCGACTTGGATCATCCTTGTCTTCGTGATAGGGTTTCAAGTAATTATATGGAAGACGGGATGAATCCTCAACCTTGGTGGTAACTTAACTTTATAGGACACCTTACTGACCTTCCCAAGTATGTGGAAGGGTCCTTCATATCTCCTCACAAGGCCCTTATGCATCGGCCTTAGGGatttgaattgttgaggaaGAAGCTTGACAAGTATCATGTCTTCGACCTTGTACTCCGTGTGACGTCACTTATTGTTAGtctacttcttcattttcttagcgaCCTTGTCCAAGTATGAGCTTGCTATGTCAACTTGCTTGTGTCACTCCTTCGCGAACTTGAAAATCGTCGGACTTCTCCCCGTATAGCCTATTGTTAGTGTGTGAGGAGTTAAGGGTTATTGCCCTATGGCTAGCTTAAACGGGTTCTTGTTGGTTGCCTCACTCCTTTGCAAGTTGTATGAGAATTGGGCTATATCAAGCAACTTAGCTCAATTCTTTTGGTTGGCACTCACAAAGTGCCTCAAATATAGCTCCAGTAAGGTGTTCACCCTCTCAGTTTGCCCATCTATCTGTGGGTGAAAGCTTGTGGAGAAGTGAAACTTCGACCTTATAAGCTTGAAGAGCTCCGTCCAAAACTTCTCAGTGAAACGTGGATCGCGATCACTGATAATATACTTAGGCAACCCCCAATACTTGACTACGTGCTTTAAGAATAGCCTTGTCGTCTCCTCCGCAGTGCAGTCAATAAGGGTTGCTATGAAGGTCGCGTACTTAGAGAACCTGTTCACTACTACTATGATAGAGTCGTTGTCCTCTAACTTGGGCAGCCcgatgatgaagtccatggtgaTGTTGTCCTATGGGCGCTATGCTATTGGTAGTGGTTCCAACAGGCCTCTAGGTTGTCGTTGCTCTACCTTGTCTTGTTTGCACACAAGTCAAGTCCTTACGTAGGCCTCAACTTCATCCCGTATTTGAGGCCAGTAGTAAGCCGACTTGAGTAGTGCCCTCATGCGTCGTTGCCCAAGGTGTCCAGCCCACTTGGTGTCATGGCACTCCGTAATCAGATTCCGCCTTATGTTCCCCCACTTAGGCACGTAAAGTAGTCTCCCCTTAGTGTAGAGTAGGTCATTCTCCACCCAAAACCACTTAGTCTTCCCTTTATGAGCCAGGGCGATGAGGTTCTTAGCCACTGGATCATGTTGCAGTCCttgccttagaagatccattatgTTTCCTTGGGGTTGGCTAGTCATGGATGCTAACTCCGCTTTACAGCTTAGGGTGTCGGCCACATGATTAGCACTTCCTGGCTTATACTTCAGCGTACAGTCGAACTCGGCCAGGAAGTCTTGCCACCTAACTTGCTTATGACTTAGCTTCTTCTGTGTTTGGAAGTAGCTAGTGGCCACGTTATCGGTCTTCACTATGAAGTGAGATCCTAGAAGATAGTGTCTCCAGGTGCGCAAGCAATGGATAATGACagtcatttccttttcttgcaTTGTGTAGCGTCTCTCCGTGTCATTTAACTTGCGACTCTCGAAAGTGATCAGATGCCTTTCTTGCATAAGGACTCCCCCTATAGCGAAGTCTGAGGCATCTGTATGTACTTCGAAAACCTTGGTGTGGTCGGGTAGTGCCAACAGTGGCTCTTCCATCACAACCTTCTTCAAATCCTCAAAAGCCCCTTCAGAATTTCTCTTGGGTATCAATTTTATCTTGAATTTGATCTAATTTCGATGTTTTCCACAGCCTCCTTCTGGAACTCCTACTGTGGGGACAGGTGTGATTATTTGCAAGTATCAGTCAGATCACACCATTCTTTTGGGCTTTCTCTCCTTTGGATTTCTAGCTGCATCTTCTACAGCTGGGCTGGGCTCTGTATTCTACCCCTTCAAAGGAAAATCCATTCCTTACAATGCTATATTCCGAAACACCACCTTCACTATCTTCTTCAACATTACCCTGTAAGCATAATTTTCTCACCATCCTCTctgaattttccttcatttcatttttcccaTGTTGTTATGAAACCATGCTACAGGGGTTTGGTGGGAATGGCAGCAGCCTTCGTGTTATGGCCAACATTGACAGAGCTACATCACCGGGTCCACAATCTGCATGACAATCTCAAGAAAGAGTGCCCCACTGCTAAGACTGGCCTTATTGGTGGGGGTGGGGTTCTATCCTTCTGTTCATCCCTCTTCTGGCTGATTTCCCTTATGCTAACAGACAATGTAAGAGAGGATTACTTTGAAGAAATGGATCCCGCTGGTGGGTATGGGTATGGCCAGGTGACCACTACCCAGGTTTGAAGGGAAGACAAAAAGGCCAGTTTCATCATTCTGGGTTATCAACTTCTggattaggaatttgggacttgattctcttttgttttctgttGAGTTAATGGGTTGGAATATATTGAATTTTGGGTTAAGCAAGattgttttgtcttttttttctccccttCTGGGGTATGAACCAAATCTTAAATTTCTGGTTTTGGTCATCCATGGAAGGAAGGAAAAAGCAAGACTTGGAGCAGCCTGTCTTTTTCATCATAGCTGGAATCAGCTTGGTGTTTGTTCGAGtcaatggggaaaaaaaaatgatagatttgCCATTTATTAGACTAGACTGTTCAAAAGACAGAAAGTTTAGGACATGTTTGggaaggttttaaaaaatagtttttatgaattgtttttcaaaataattttcccaCATTATCTAGAGAAAAAGTTTGTGAAGTTTGTTTAGAAATTTGGAATATTGTaacatatttcttatatttttaaatctttttaaaagataatatttactttatttttaatatttttttatacttatatattattttttaaaatgctctaaaaaaaaagtgaaaacaattaaattatattctAGGAAATCCCCTGAAAACAGATTCAAAAAACCAATCTTAAAAATAGTTCCTAAAGAGGAGTTTAGATTTTACCAATTTTATCATAAGGTATATATCATAGTattttcattattcaaattctttatcatatatttaaacTGTCCAAATCatgtatttatcaaaatattttccttttatatggTATATAATAACTATGGGCACATGAATGAGACTAGGTGAAGGCAACCCATACCTCCTTCCCTTTAAGTGTACTCTTTTTCACTTTTATAGAAGAGGTTTTTCTCATGGTCATAGGCGAAGGTATCACTTGCTTTTATCTAAAACAAGAGCTCCACCCACatgggggttttttttttccatgttagccaaataatttttttatttttttattttcttaatttatttcactttttcgTCACCTTTCCCTCGTTCTCTCTATCTCGTTCCTCAtttcagttaaaaaataaagtttcaattgATAACtaagttttagttaaaaaataaagtcacTTGCTAATTATGacttcaatttgaaaatgaaatattagttaataattaaagtttcaacttaaattttgaattttttttttatggcatgGTTTTTACGTGACctaatttgaacataagttttgCAAAGGGgttaaactttatatatatatttttctctataaaagGGCTATTTTGCTTTATAACTAGTTTCtcgaagtgtttttagaaaaaaaggtattttaatACTATacatgattttttagatttttaaaagtattttctaaattttatcaaaagtctaattttttttttcaaaaatactttttaaggtGAAAACACTTCATAGAATTCATGTCAAACGAATtctaaaagtttatttatttatttttgtatgtttcAATGATTTTAAGATAGCTTGTAtcactttaaaattaattttaatttttttatatcaaaatttggaaaaaaagtcttaataaaaggatttatttgatattttaatataatttattaaaataatttcttttttttttttaaataaagccTAGTATCTCaccaaaacaatattttattttctattatttttaaaacggTTTCCAAATcctataattaaataaaattttagttgttttctaatattttaaatatatattttttgaaaaaaaatgacaactattatctaaatttatttaaaaaaaaaactattttaataaattgctTTCATTATTTCACAACATCAAAAAACAACCGAGGTGGGAATGGACTTCTAAGACTCTAAGAAAGGATTTTCTCAAAAAAGAGAGagtttgaatcttttttttaagGTATTCCCTTATGTCTAAGGTGTCGTTTTATTGGTTGTTTTGGAGAATTTAAGactcaaaattaataatattttttaatataattaaataataatttatcctGTGGAGGACAGGGCCCTTAGAATTCTAATATATGTGAGTTGACTTCAGTATAAATGGATCTGAGCCTTTCCTCTTTCTTCTCCACCTACCAGCAAAAGTGAGTATCTGAATCACTGATTCTCCCTCTCTTTGGTTGCCCAGAAATTATCTCTTAGTTCAATTCTCaattttcatgttattttctCATCTGCCAAACGCCGTCctagtttcttttcttttcttttccttttgattctattattttattttgctagTACGGTTCCTTTTTTCCACTGAAGATCTTCTCTCTGGGGAATCTTTCCCCccacaaagatttttttttctctctctctgaaTTCAGCTGAAGTGAAATTCTTGGTCAGTTTTATTCTGCTAGCACATAGATTGCTTTCtgggttatttttatttatttatttttatttttaaaaaaattggaagtgaATTTTAATCTGTagtaacatatatttttttcaatatttagtccTGAATTTTATCTGTTCTGATATTTCTTGACTCCGTGCTTCAAGTTTTTCGTTATCCAACTATGTAATTGTTGATGGTGGCGATGCTTCTGTGCTTGATTATTGCTAGAGAGGGaaggaaatggaaaaattattCTGCTTTGTTTGAGAGACTGTGTATGGTTTTGTAGAATTTCATGttgattttttatcatttaatttgttttagatCGGTAATTATGCTCTATTAAGGATTTTCTTCCATGCTTCCTTAGGGTTTTTAGGTTTTTGTGTGAAGGAAAGGCTCTAATATGATCTTAAAAGCATGGGATTGTGTGCTGTAAGCCTGTAACTAGTGGTTTAGTTGTTTGAATTTGAAGATTGATTCTGATTGGAACCCTTTTGATTTCGCTGTTTCCATTTCATTGTTCTCGTTTGAATCCTCTTTGACGGTCTCCTAAATTTTATGCTTTTTTGTTGCAAGGTGTTTGTGAATTTGTTTCTTCAGGTGTGATGGCGGCTACTATCAAGCAGATGTCCATCATTGTGGCAACGCTTGGAACATTGTCCTTCATGTTTGGAGTAATTGCTGAAAATAAGAAGGTACTCCTAAGTAAAGAACCTTTGATatcatgttatttgattaaaagggtttcGGGATTTCACTTAACTTCTTAACAATTGTTTATGATCATCAATTTTTATGTCATTTCAAGGACCTGTTTAAGCTAAAATCAGCTAGTGGAGGACATATGATAGacagatttccaaaattctttaGTAGAACATGCTATTTAGATTGGGAGATCCCTTGATTGTTGGATTTGAATGTCTTGGTCTCTGTTGGCGCTTCCCAAATTCTAGTACATATGTATTTGAACTTTCTTCTGTTATGGTTTTCTGTTGGCATGTCTGCACAGGCATCGAGCTACAAACAATGAATTTAGtggtttcatttttctttttggccgAAATGTAGATAATTCCATTTTGTCTGAACACCATCTTTAGCTTTTGGTGATACCCTGAGTGTAAGCTCTGAAGGATGGCTGCAAGTGCACTAATTGTTGAATGCAAATGGCAAAACcctttgtttttctacttttgtcCATGAAAGCGTTTTTTCATTCTAATAGCTATGGACTTGATTACTAATTTACAATTGCTTTCCATTTTGGGTTTCCACAGCCAGATTCTGGAACTGCAATTCAAGGGAAAGGTGTTGTAATTTGCAAATATTCATCGGATCCTACTGTTGTCTTGGGGTATCTGTCAGTTGCGTTTCTAGTTGCATCTACTGTGGCTGGGTATTTGTCTCTATTTTACCCTTACAAAGGAAGATCTATTCCACAAGCTGCTTTGTTTCGAAGCACCAGCTTCCTTGTATTCTTCAATATCGCTTTGTAAGTATACTTTCCTCAGTTTTCTGTGTTGCATTTTGATCACTGAAGAGTTTAGAAGGACCATATAACAAGAAAGCTTGtaagaaaatctaataaaatTCCCTGTTTACTTCTTCTGAGTAAGAAAAGacttcaaaatgaaaaagagccCAGGAAATTACTGTTTAATATCTAGAATTAGGGATATACATT
Coding sequences:
- the LOC117913491 gene encoding uncharacterized protein LOC117913491, whose product is MAATIKQMSIIVATLGTLSFMFGVIAENKKPDSGTAIQGKGVVICKYSSDPTVVLGYLSVAFLVASTVAGYLSLFYPYKGRSIPQAALFRSTSFLVFFNIALGMAGLAAAMLLWPTITEQLHLIRNVHHNLKTTCPTAKTGLLGGGAFIALDASLFWLVSLMLADNVREDYFETVEKDPKGEQSEVLTNEYSSNVPVKGIA